A window from Salvia miltiorrhiza cultivar Shanhuang (shh) chromosome 2, IMPLAD_Smil_shh, whole genome shotgun sequence encodes these proteins:
- the LOC131013127 gene encoding phospholipid:diacylglycerol acyltransferase 1-like isoform X1, producing MSLLRRRRGGQDEPGRAPDAEERKPEHRRAEKKWSCLDNCCWFIGCVCVTWWVLLFLYNLMPSSFPQYVTDAIRGPLPDPPGLKLKKEGLAAKHPVVFVPGIVTAGLELWEGHQCAEGLFRKRLWGGTFGSVYKRPLCWVEHMSLDNETGLDPPGVRVRPVTGLVAADYFAPGYFVWAVLIANLAQIGYEEKTMYMATYDWRLSFQNTEVRDQSLSRIKSNIELMVSTNGGNKAVIIPHSMGVLYFLHFMKWVEVPAPMGGGGGPDWCAKHIKAVLNIGGPFLGVPKAVSGLFSAEAKDIAVARAIAPGVLDQDLFHIQTLQYLMKMTRTWDSTMSMIPKGGDTIWGDLDCSPEDSYIPSRRRRNTTDEPILTEDESKETKPKRRHYGRIISFGKDIAQADSSEIDRVNFRGAVKGKNVANSTCLDVWTEYHDMGFGGIKAVSEYKAYTAGDLVDLLSFVAPKMMARGSAHFSYGIADDLDDPKYQHYKYWSNPLETRLPNAPHMEIFSLYGVGIPTERAYVYMEAPSAECYIPFRIDTSASEEDQDMCLKDGVLSVEGDETVPVLSAGFMSAKGWRGTTRFNPSGMKNFVREYEHAPPANFLEGRGTMSGAHVDIMGNFALIEDIMRVAAGATGDELGGDRVYSDIFEWSDKIKLEL from the exons ATGTCGCTGCTGAGGAGAAGAAGGGGCGGGCAGGATGAGCCGGGAAGGGCGCCCGACGCGGAGGAGAGGAAGCCGGAGCACCGGAGAGCCGAGAAGAAGTGGTCTTGCTTGGACAACTGCTGCTGGTTCATCGGGTGCGTGTGCGTTACGTGGTGGGTGCTGCTCTTCTTGTATAATTTGATGCCTTCCTCTTTTCCGCAGTACGTCACGGATGCGATAAGGGGCCCACTGCCCGATCCGCCCGGGCTGAAGCTGAAGAAGGAGGGGCTGGCGGCGAAGCACCCCGTCGTCTTCGTGCCCGGGATTGTGACCGCCGGATTGGAGCTGTGGGAGGGGCATCAATGTGCAGAAGGGTTGTTTAGGAAGAGATTGTGGGGAGGGACATTCGGTTCTGTTTACAAGAG ACCTCTGTGTTGGGTGGAGCACATGTCGTTGGACAACGAGACTGGTTTGGATCCACCTGGTGTGAGGGTCAGACCTGTGACTGGTCTAGTAGCTGCAGATTACTTTGCACCGGGATACTTTGTGTGGGCGGTTCTGATTGCAAATCTTGCTCAGATTGGATACGAGGAGAAGACTATGTACATGGCTACGTATGATTGGAGACTCTCGTTTCAGAACACAGAG GTGCGCGACCAGTCACTCAGTAGGATTAAGAGTAACATAGAACTTATGGTTTCTACAAATGGCGGCAACAAGGCTGTGATCATTCCTCATTCGATGGGAGTTCTGTACTTTTTGCACTTCATGAAGTGGGTCGAGGTACCTGCTCCGATGGGGGGAGGAGGTGGGCCGGATTGGTGCGCTAAACATATCAAGGCCGTGTTGAACATTGGAGGGCCGTTTCTAGGCGTCCCAAAAGCCGTTTCTGGCCTTTTCTCTGCAGAAGCAAAGGATATTGCTGTTGCTag GGCGATAGCACCGGGTGTTCTGGATCAAGATTTGTTTCATATTCAAACTCTGCAGTATCTGATGAAGATGACCAGGACTTGGGACTCAACCATGTCGATGATACCAAAAGGTGGAGACACCATTTGGGGCGATCTTGACTGCTCACCTGAGGATAGCTACATCCCTAGCAGACGAAGGCGGAATACCACTGACGAGCCAATACTTACTGAAGATGAAAGCAAGGAAACGAAACCCAAACGCAGGCATTATGGaaggatcatatcatttggaAAAGACATTGCCCAGGCAGACTCTTCTGAGATTGACAGAGTGAATTTTCGG GGCGCTGTGAAGGGGAAAAACGTTGCGAACAGCACGTGTCTTGATGTGTGGACAGAGTACCATGACATGGGATTTGGAGGCATCAAAGCTGTGAGTGAGTACAAAGCTTACACTGCTGGAGATCTGGTCGATCTCTTGAGCTTCGTCGCCCCCAAAATGATGGCGCGTGGCAGCGCTCACTTCTCGTATGGGATAGCCGACGATCTGGATGATCCCAAGTATCAGCATTACAAGTACTGGTCGAATCCTTTGGAGACGAG GCTGCCGAATGCACCACACATGGAGATCTTCTCCCTCTATGGAGTTGGCATTCCGACCGAACGAGCCTACGTGTACATGGAGGCTCCTTCAGCGGAATGCTACATTCCCTTCCGGATCGACACATCCGCAAGTGAAGAAGACCAGGATATGTGCTTGAAGGACGGTGTTTTGTCCGTTGAGGGGGACGAGACGGTGCCCGTGCTTAGCGCGGGCTTCATGAGCGCTAAGGGTTGGCGTGGGACGACGAGGTTTAACCCGTCGGGGATGAAGAACTTCGTGAGGGAGTACGAGCACGCCCCTCCGGCCAACTTTCTGGAGGGGCGGGGGACGATGAGCGGCGCCCATGTTGATATCATGGGGAACTTTGCCTTGATCGAGGACATTATGAGGGTGGCTGCCGGGGCCACCGGAGACGAGCTCGGCGGCGATCGTGTGTATTCGGATATATTCGAGTGGTCCGATAAGATTAAGCTAGAGTTGTAA
- the LOC131013127 gene encoding phospholipid:diacylglycerol acyltransferase 1-like isoform X2, whose translation MSLDNETGLDPPGVRVRPVTGLVAADYFAPGYFVWAVLIANLAQIGYEEKTMYMATYDWRLSFQNTEVRDQSLSRIKSNIELMVSTNGGNKAVIIPHSMGVLYFLHFMKWVEVPAPMGGGGGPDWCAKHIKAVLNIGGPFLGVPKAVSGLFSAEAKDIAVARAIAPGVLDQDLFHIQTLQYLMKMTRTWDSTMSMIPKGGDTIWGDLDCSPEDSYIPSRRRRNTTDEPILTEDESKETKPKRRHYGRIISFGKDIAQADSSEIDRVNFRGAVKGKNVANSTCLDVWTEYHDMGFGGIKAVSEYKAYTAGDLVDLLSFVAPKMMARGSAHFSYGIADDLDDPKYQHYKYWSNPLETRLPNAPHMEIFSLYGVGIPTERAYVYMEAPSAECYIPFRIDTSASEEDQDMCLKDGVLSVEGDETVPVLSAGFMSAKGWRGTTRFNPSGMKNFVREYEHAPPANFLEGRGTMSGAHVDIMGNFALIEDIMRVAAGATGDELGGDRVYSDIFEWSDKIKLEL comes from the exons ATGTCGTTGGACAACGAGACTGGTTTGGATCCACCTGGTGTGAGGGTCAGACCTGTGACTGGTCTAGTAGCTGCAGATTACTTTGCACCGGGATACTTTGTGTGGGCGGTTCTGATTGCAAATCTTGCTCAGATTGGATACGAGGAGAAGACTATGTACATGGCTACGTATGATTGGAGACTCTCGTTTCAGAACACAGAG GTGCGCGACCAGTCACTCAGTAGGATTAAGAGTAACATAGAACTTATGGTTTCTACAAATGGCGGCAACAAGGCTGTGATCATTCCTCATTCGATGGGAGTTCTGTACTTTTTGCACTTCATGAAGTGGGTCGAGGTACCTGCTCCGATGGGGGGAGGAGGTGGGCCGGATTGGTGCGCTAAACATATCAAGGCCGTGTTGAACATTGGAGGGCCGTTTCTAGGCGTCCCAAAAGCCGTTTCTGGCCTTTTCTCTGCAGAAGCAAAGGATATTGCTGTTGCTag GGCGATAGCACCGGGTGTTCTGGATCAAGATTTGTTTCATATTCAAACTCTGCAGTATCTGATGAAGATGACCAGGACTTGGGACTCAACCATGTCGATGATACCAAAAGGTGGAGACACCATTTGGGGCGATCTTGACTGCTCACCTGAGGATAGCTACATCCCTAGCAGACGAAGGCGGAATACCACTGACGAGCCAATACTTACTGAAGATGAAAGCAAGGAAACGAAACCCAAACGCAGGCATTATGGaaggatcatatcatttggaAAAGACATTGCCCAGGCAGACTCTTCTGAGATTGACAGAGTGAATTTTCGG GGCGCTGTGAAGGGGAAAAACGTTGCGAACAGCACGTGTCTTGATGTGTGGACAGAGTACCATGACATGGGATTTGGAGGCATCAAAGCTGTGAGTGAGTACAAAGCTTACACTGCTGGAGATCTGGTCGATCTCTTGAGCTTCGTCGCCCCCAAAATGATGGCGCGTGGCAGCGCTCACTTCTCGTATGGGATAGCCGACGATCTGGATGATCCCAAGTATCAGCATTACAAGTACTGGTCGAATCCTTTGGAGACGAG GCTGCCGAATGCACCACACATGGAGATCTTCTCCCTCTATGGAGTTGGCATTCCGACCGAACGAGCCTACGTGTACATGGAGGCTCCTTCAGCGGAATGCTACATTCCCTTCCGGATCGACACATCCGCAAGTGAAGAAGACCAGGATATGTGCTTGAAGGACGGTGTTTTGTCCGTTGAGGGGGACGAGACGGTGCCCGTGCTTAGCGCGGGCTTCATGAGCGCTAAGGGTTGGCGTGGGACGACGAGGTTTAACCCGTCGGGGATGAAGAACTTCGTGAGGGAGTACGAGCACGCCCCTCCGGCCAACTTTCTGGAGGGGCGGGGGACGATGAGCGGCGCCCATGTTGATATCATGGGGAACTTTGCCTTGATCGAGGACATTATGAGGGTGGCTGCCGGGGCCACCGGAGACGAGCTCGGCGGCGATCGTGTGTATTCGGATATATTCGAGTGGTCCGATAAGATTAAGCTAGAGTTGTAA